In Musa acuminata AAA Group cultivar baxijiao chromosome BXJ2-8, Cavendish_Baxijiao_AAA, whole genome shotgun sequence, one genomic interval encodes:
- the LOC135618653 gene encoding uncharacterized protein LOC135618653 isoform X2, translated as MEAVASLRVPTGQGARQSLGGPSSSRPRSGWGPVFVKTASVRPPRSSLSVASTDSSPLEMKKNNVGNLTDWDLSASTMSLSPLDGRYMQKVKDLRPFFSEYGLIHHRVLVEVLEFFHFACTSEDINNLAHALSLKEAMNKVIFPVMVDLCEAIRVMAKENAHIPMLSRTHGQPASPTTLGKEMANFAVRLSERGKAFSKIHVLGKFAGAVGNYNAHKVAYPDINWKSITAEFVQSLGIDFNAYVTQIEPHDYIAELFNNVTQFNNILIDFDRDIWSYISLGYFKQITKAGEIGSSTMPHKVNPIDFENSEGNLCLGNAVLSALSMKLPISRMQRDLTDSTVLRNLGVGLGYSLLAYKSALLGIKKLQVNESCLNEDLEQTWEVLAEPIQTVMRRYAVPEAYEKLKELTRGRAVSKKSIREFTESLDLPQEAKTILLNLTPHTYTGEAERLANSVDDAVDLVNGFNLP; from the exons ATGGAAGCAGTGGCCTCTCTGCGAGTTCCCACGGGCCAAGGCGCGCGCCAGTCCCTCGGCGGCCCGAGTTCTTCCCGCCCGAGGTCGGGATGGGGCCCAGTCTTCGTGAAGACCGCCTCCGTCCGTCCTCCCCGATCGTCCTTGAGCGTCGCTTCCACGGATTCATCTCCCCTGGAG ATGAAGAAGAATAATGTGGGAAATCTCACCGATTGGGATTTGTCAGCTAGTACAATGTCTCTGTCACCGTTGGATGGACGTTACATGCAGAAAGTCAAGGACTTACGCCCATTCTTTAGCGAATATGGATTGATCCATCACCGAGTATTGGTTGAG GTGCTTGAgttttttcattttgcttgtacaTCCGAGGATATAAACAATTTGGCTCATGCATTATCACTAAAAGAAGCTATGAACAAGGTCATTTTTCCAGTCATGGTTGATTTATGTGAAGCAATACGTGTCATGGCAAAGGAAAATGCGCATATTCCTATGCTGTCGCGCACTCATGGGCAG CCGGCTTCACCCACTACTTTGGGAAAGGAAATGGCAAATTTTGCTGTCAGACTAAGTGAGCGTGGAAAGGCTTTCTCCAAAATTCATGTATTGGGCAAGTTTGCTGGTGCAGTTGGAAATTATAATGCTCATAAAGTTGCATACCCTGATATCAACTGGAAAAGCATTACTGCAGAATTTGTACAATCTCTAGGAATAGACTTCAATGCTTATGTGACACAG ATCGAACCTCACGACTACATTGCAGAGCTTTTCAATAATGTCACGCAGTTTAATAACATCTTGATTGATTTTGATAGAGATATATGGAGCTACATATCTTTAGGTTATTTTAAACAG ATAACAAAGGCTGGTGAGATTGGATCGTCCACTATGCCTCACAAAGTAAATCCTATTGATTTCGAGAACAGTGAGGGCAATCTATGCTTGGGTAATGCCGTTCTATCAGCCCTTAGCATGAAATTGCCCATTTCACGGATGCAG CGTGACCTAACTGATTCAACTGTCTTGAGGAACCTGGGTGTCGGTTTAGGTTACTCTCTTCTGGCTTATAAAAGTGCACTACTGGGAATCAAAAAGCTCCAG GTGAATGAATCTTGTTTAAATGAAGACTTGGAGCAGACCTGGGAGGTCCTTGCCGAACCAATTCAAACG GTCATGCGAAGATATGCTGTTCCTGAGGCATACGAGAAGCTGAAGGAATTGACCAGAGGAAGAGCTGTGTCGAAGAAGAGCATCAGAGAGTTTACAGAGAGCTTGGATTTGCCCCAGGAAGCAAAGACAATTCTCTTGAAC
- the LOC135618653 gene encoding uncharacterized protein LOC135618653 isoform X1 — protein sequence MEAVASLRVPTGQGARQSLGGPSSSRPRSGWGPVFVKTASVRPPRSSLSVASTDSSPLEMKKNNVGNLTDWDLSASTMSLSPLDGRYMQKVKDLRPFFSEYGLIHHRVLVEVKWLLKLSEVPEITEVPQFSLDAQSFLEKIIHDFDINDALEVKKIEKITNHDVKAVEYYLKQRCKSHPEIEKVLEFFHFACTSEDINNLAHALSLKEAMNKVIFPVMVDLCEAIRVMAKENAHIPMLSRTHGQPASPTTLGKEMANFAVRLSERGKAFSKIHVLGKFAGAVGNYNAHKVAYPDINWKSITAEFVQSLGIDFNAYVTQIEPHDYIAELFNNVTQFNNILIDFDRDIWSYISLGYFKQITKAGEIGSSTMPHKVNPIDFENSEGNLCLGNAVLSALSMKLPISRMQRDLTDSTVLRNLGVGLGYSLLAYKSALLGIKKLQVNESCLNEDLEQTWEVLAEPIQTVMRRYAVPEAYEKLKELTRGRAVSKKSIREFTESLDLPQEAKTILLNLTPHTYTGEAERLANSVDDAVDLVNGFNLP from the exons ATGGAAGCAGTGGCCTCTCTGCGAGTTCCCACGGGCCAAGGCGCGCGCCAGTCCCTCGGCGGCCCGAGTTCTTCCCGCCCGAGGTCGGGATGGGGCCCAGTCTTCGTGAAGACCGCCTCCGTCCGTCCTCCCCGATCGTCCTTGAGCGTCGCTTCCACGGATTCATCTCCCCTGGAG ATGAAGAAGAATAATGTGGGAAATCTCACCGATTGGGATTTGTCAGCTAGTACAATGTCTCTGTCACCGTTGGATGGACGTTACATGCAGAAAGTCAAGGACTTACGCCCATTCTTTAGCGAATATGGATTGATCCATCACCGAGTATTGGTTGAG GTGAAATGGTTGTTAAAGCTTTCAGAAGTCCCAGAAATTACAGAGGTCCCGCAGTTCAGTCTGGATGCTCAGTCTTTCTTGGAAAAAATtattcatgattttgatataaatgATGCCTTAGaagtaaaaaaaatagaaaaaataactAATCATGATGTCAAGGCAGTGGAATACTATTTGAAGCAAAGATGTAAATCTCATCCAGAAATTGAAAAG GTGCTTGAgttttttcattttgcttgtacaTCCGAGGATATAAACAATTTGGCTCATGCATTATCACTAAAAGAAGCTATGAACAAGGTCATTTTTCCAGTCATGGTTGATTTATGTGAAGCAATACGTGTCATGGCAAAGGAAAATGCGCATATTCCTATGCTGTCGCGCACTCATGGGCAG CCGGCTTCACCCACTACTTTGGGAAAGGAAATGGCAAATTTTGCTGTCAGACTAAGTGAGCGTGGAAAGGCTTTCTCCAAAATTCATGTATTGGGCAAGTTTGCTGGTGCAGTTGGAAATTATAATGCTCATAAAGTTGCATACCCTGATATCAACTGGAAAAGCATTACTGCAGAATTTGTACAATCTCTAGGAATAGACTTCAATGCTTATGTGACACAG ATCGAACCTCACGACTACATTGCAGAGCTTTTCAATAATGTCACGCAGTTTAATAACATCTTGATTGATTTTGATAGAGATATATGGAGCTACATATCTTTAGGTTATTTTAAACAG ATAACAAAGGCTGGTGAGATTGGATCGTCCACTATGCCTCACAAAGTAAATCCTATTGATTTCGAGAACAGTGAGGGCAATCTATGCTTGGGTAATGCCGTTCTATCAGCCCTTAGCATGAAATTGCCCATTTCACGGATGCAG CGTGACCTAACTGATTCAACTGTCTTGAGGAACCTGGGTGTCGGTTTAGGTTACTCTCTTCTGGCTTATAAAAGTGCACTACTGGGAATCAAAAAGCTCCAG GTGAATGAATCTTGTTTAAATGAAGACTTGGAGCAGACCTGGGAGGTCCTTGCCGAACCAATTCAAACG GTCATGCGAAGATATGCTGTTCCTGAGGCATACGAGAAGCTGAAGGAATTGACCAGAGGAAGAGCTGTGTCGAAGAAGAGCATCAGAGAGTTTACAGAGAGCTTGGATTTGCCCCAGGAAGCAAAGACAATTCTCTTGAAC
- the LOC103993922 gene encoding sugar transport protein MST3-like — MAGGGVVNTGKGKEYPGQLTLFVFLTCIVAATGGLIFGYDIGISGGVTSMDSFLNKFFPEVLAKEKADKSTNQYCKFDSQLLTSFTSSLYLAALIASFFASSVTRAFGRKWSMLGGGLTFLVGSALNGAAVNVLMLILGRILLGIGVGFANQSVPLYLSEMAPARLRGMLNIGFQLMITVGIFAANLINYGTSKIKGGWGWRVSLALAAVPACIISLGALFLPDTPNSLIERGHSEEAKQMLRRIRGTDDINEEYNDLVAASQESKVVKHPWSNIMKRKYRPQLTMTILIPFFQQVTGINVIMFYAPVLFKTIGFGSEASLMSAVISGLVNVFATFVSIFTVDKLGRRKLFLQGGIQMIICQIIVGTLIAIKFGTSGEATLSKAYAAFVVLFICVYVAGFAWSWGPLGWLVPSEIFPLEIRSAGQSINVSVNMLFTFVIAQAFLSMLCHMKFGLFYFFAGWVVVMTIFIALFLPETKNVPIEEMILVWKAHWFWGKFIADDDVRVEMGGAEFKPAV, encoded by the exons ATGGCGGGCGGTGGGGTCGTCAACACCGGGAAAGGGAAGGAGTACCCGGGGCAGCTCACCCTCTTCGTTTTCCTAACCTGCATCGTCGCTGCCACCGGCGGTCTCATCTTCGGCTACGATATCGGAATCTCTG GTGGGGTGACGTCGATGGATTCCTTCCTGAACAAGTTCTTCCCGGAGGTGTTGGCTAAGGAGAAGGCGGACAAGAGCACCAACCAGTACTGCAAGTTTGACAGCCAGCTGCTGACCAGCTTCACGTCGTCGCTGTACCTGGCGGCGCTGATCGCCTCCTTCTTCGCGTCGTCGGTGACCAGGGCTTTCGGGCGCAAGTGGTCCATGCTAGGCGGCGGGCTCACCTTCCTGGTCGGCTCCGCTCTCAACGGCGCTGCTGTTAACGTTCTAATGCTGATCCTCGGTCGCATTCTCCTCGGTATCGGCGTCGGCTTCGCCAACCAG TCTGTTCCGCTGTACCTGTCGGAGATGGCGCCGGCACGCCTCCGGGGTATGCTCAACATCGGCTTCCAGCTCATGATCACGGTGGGAATCTTCGCCGCTAACCTCATCAACTACGGCACCTCCAAGATCAAGGGCGGCTGGGGTTGGCGCGTCAGCCTCGCACTTGCCGCCGTTCCCGCATGCATCATCTCCCTCGGCGCCCTGTTCCTCCCTGACACTCCCAACTCCCTAATCGAGCGCGGCCACTCCGAGGAGGCCAAGCAAATGCTCCGCCGCATCCGCGGCACCGATGACATCAACGAGGAGTACAACGACCTGGTCGCCGCCAGCCAGGAGTCCAAAGTGGTGAAGCATCCCTGGTCCAACATCATGAAGAGGAAGTACCGCCCGCAGCTCACCATGACCATCCTCATTCCCTTCTTCCAGCAGGTCACCGGGATTAATGTGATAATGTTTTACGCACCCGTGCTCTTCAAGACGATTGGTTTCGGCAGCGAAGCCTCTCTCATGTCCGCTGTCATCAGCGGGCTCGTCAACGTATTCGCCACCTTCGTCTCCATCTTCACCGTCGACAAGCTCGGCCGAAGGAAATTGTTCTTGCAAGGAGGAATCCAGATGATTATTTGTCAG ATCATCGTGGGAACCTTGATCGCAATCAAATTTGGGACCAGCGGGGAGGCTACTCTTTCCAAGGCGTATGCAGCATTCGTGGTGCTGTTTATTTGTGTCTACGTAGCTGGGTTTGCGTGGTCTTGGGGTCCCCTGGGATGGCTGGTTCCCAGCGAGATCTTTCCTCTGGAGATCAGGTCGGCGGGACAGAGCATCAATGTCTCCGTCAACATGCTTTTCACCTTCGTCATCGCCCAAGCATTCCTCTCCATGCTCTGCCACATGAAGTTTGGCCTCTTCTACTTCTTCGCTGGATGGGTGGTGGTCATGACGATCTTCATCGCCCTGTTCCTCCCGGAGACGAAGAATGTCCCCATCGAAGAGATGATCCTGGTGTGGAAGGCTCACTGGTTCTGGGGCAAGTTCATTGCAGACGACGACGTCCGCGTCGAGATGGGCGGTGCCGAATTCAAGCCAGCCGTGTGA